Proteins encoded within one genomic window of Mya arenaria isolate MELC-2E11 chromosome 13, ASM2691426v1:
- the LOC128214324 gene encoding uncharacterized protein LOC128214324 has product MMLIYFLLWGSVIATHNTENSGTSQTPALPPDEMYQDMFPLTKTNFTDCVLRNMDPWILIFHAGAVERAWKTMATRLRGVCWVGTVDVTKETELVTLLAYDESKGPFRVFPYGDRNRKENHWRNIEDENTARAVCVRSIPDEVLNMEEEEVKDIFMDSFMAKPTRFPVFLLQVEEETSSTFKALAKRFAKYFTFTKLVRPSSKQLKGIGIEQDNLDLPEMFVVITKEGQTNELNAVRFDKQKLGYFNYTNVMEFLFSVNNNYRHELPGDNLAHVRKHAEMIEIVNIEKKRFDIVSAGSSARLTRSKSKDTHTVRNNGDNENKVNYPEIPGLRDEL; this is encoded by the exons ATGATGTTGATATACTTTTTACTGTGGGGAAGTGTTATTGCGACTCATAACACTGAAAACTCAGGCACTAGCCAGACACCCGCCTTGCCACCTGACGAAATGTACCAGGACATGTTTCCCCTTACTAAAACTAACTTTACGGACTGTGTTTTGAGAAATATGGATCCATGGATTTTAATTTTCCATGCAGGCGCCGTCGAGAGAGCATGGAAAACGATGGCAACAAGGTTACGAGGTGTTTGCTGGGTAGGGACAGTAGATGTTACAAAAGAAACAGAGTTAGTTACTCTTTTG gCCTACGACGAATCTAAAGGTCCTTTTCGTGTGTTTCCATATGGAGACCGGAACAGGAAAGAAAATCACTGGCGAAACATTGAAGATGAAAACACTGCAAGAGCAGTATGCGTCAGATCAATTCCGGACGAAGTGTTAAACATGGAAGAGGAGGAAGTCAAAGATATATTCATGGATAGCTTTATGGCAAAGCCAACTAGATTTCCCGTCTTTCTGCTTCAAG ttGAAGAAGAAACATCATCCACATTCAAGGCTCTGGCTAAGCGTTTTGCGAAATACTTTACATTTACCAAACTAGTACGTCCATCGTCAAAACAGTTAAAAGGTATTGGAATAGAGCAGGACAATCTTGATTTACCTGAAATGTTTGTAGTTATTACAAAAGAAGGTCAAACAAATGAGCTTAACGCAGTAAGGTTTGACAAGCAAAAACTTGGATATTTTAACTATACAAATGTAATGGAATTCCTATTTTCCGTAAATAACAACTACAGACACGAGTTACCTGGTGACAATCTTGCTCATGTTCGAAAGCATGCAGAAATGATAGAAATTGTGAACATTGAAAAGAAGCGATTCGATATTGTCTCTGCAGGAAGCAGTGCGAGACTAACAAGATCAAAATCAAAAGACACACATACCGTTCGAAATAATGGcgataatgaaaacaaagtgaATTATCCAGAAATACCAGGATTGCGCGATGAACTCtaa